In Zingiber officinale cultivar Zhangliang chromosome 11B, Zo_v1.1, whole genome shotgun sequence, a single window of DNA contains:
- the LOC122034393 gene encoding uncharacterized protein LOC122034393 — MPAERGGAATQIQKGVEKVDMGVEAGDGWMSLSETVFSFLEEGGSSDGSSHGDRGGDDAFESGDEEGGRESSAVENKAFWESQQQLLHEALSRISSAEVKLLQRTKDAVEKMQAKGIVCSCSNRMAKECRNCALAYIAKELREIGYDSGLCKSKWKRSPDIPSGEHTYIDVKMETKSGKKGPVRLVIEQNFRAEFEMARSSQEYNRLVMSLPEIFVGKAEKLRGVVKIVCAAAKKCMKDNKMHMAPWRKHKYMQSKWLGTSERIVGPAMDFPAATVSDQRQPPKLRASMLTFDLHRMVVEVV, encoded by the exons ATGCCAGCGGAGAGAGGCGGAGCGGCCACCCAAATCCAAAAGGGCGTGGAGAAGGTCGACATGGGCGTGGAGGCGGGGGATGGCTGGATGAGCCTGTCGGAGACGGTTTTCAGCTTCTTGGAGGAGGGCGGGAGCTCCGACGGGAGCTCTCACGGCGACCGGGGCGGCGACGACGCCTTCGAAAGCGGCGACGAGGAGGGGGGTCGCGAGAGCAGCGCCGTGGAGAACAAGGCGTTTTGGGAGTCACAGCAACAGCTTCTTCAC GAAGCGTTATCACGGATTAGCTCTGCAGAGGTTAAATTACTGCAGCGAACAAAGGATGCAGTAGAGAAGATGCAAGCGAAGGGTATCGTGTGCTCATGCTCCAATAGAATGGCCAAAGAATGCCGGAATTGCGCATTGGCATACATCGCCAAGGAGCTCCGTGAGATAGGATATGACAGCGGTCTGTGCAAGTCCAAATGGAAGAGATCGCCGGACATTCCTTCAG GGGAGCACACGTACATCGACGTGAAGATGGAAACTAAGAGCGGCAAAAAAGGGCCCGTGAGGCTCGTGATCGAGCAAAATTTTCGGGCGGAATTCGAGATGGCGAGAAGCAGCCAGGAATACAACCGCCTGGTGATGTCCCTGCCGGAGATCTTCGTCGGCAAGGCGGAGAAACTCCGCGGCGTCGTGAAGATCGTCTGTGCGGCTGCGAAGAAGTGCATGAAGGATAACAAGATGCACATGGCGCCGTGGAGAAAGCACAAGTATATGCAGTCGAAATGGCTCGGGACGTCGGAGAGGATCGTCGGGCCGGCTATGGATTTCCCCGCGGCGACCGTCTCCGATCAGCGGCAGCCGCCCAAGCTCCGGGCGTCCATGCTGACATTCGACCTCCACCGCATGGTGGTGGAGGTGGTGTGA